From Providencia sp. R33, a single genomic window includes:
- the glyS gene encoding glycine--tRNA ligase subunit beta, whose amino-acid sequence MTQQTFLVEIGTEELPPKALRSLAESFAANFTAELDGADIAHGAVTWFAAPRRLALKVADLAASQPDREVEKRGPAIAQAFGADGQPTKAAEGWARGCGITVDQAERLTTDKGEWLLYRAQMKGQAVSELLVDMVSRSLAKLPIPKLMRWADKDTQFVRPVHTVTLLLGSDVIDGEILGIKSARTIRGHRFMGEAEFTIDNAEQYPAILRERGKVMADYEERKAVIKAGAEKAAQALGGKADLTESLLEEVASLVEWPVVLTAKFEEKFLEVPSEALVYTMKGDQKYFPVYDNAGNLMPNFIFVANIESSDPQQIISGNEKVVRPRLADAEFFFKTDRKQRLEDNLPRLETVLFQKQLGTLRDKTDRLEALAGWIASKIGADVNHATRAGLLAKCDLMTNMVFEFTDTQGVMGMHYARHDGESEDVALALKEQYQPRFAGDELPSTDVSAALALAEKMDTLAGIFGIGQHPKGDKDPFALRRAALGVLRIIVEKGYQLDLVEMTEEAARLYGDKLTNKDVVNDVVEFMLGRFRSWYQELGYSIDTIQAVLARRPTQPADFDARVKAVTHFRTLEEAQALAAANKRVSNILSKSDEKLSDTVLASVLKTPEEVKLATHVVVLQDKLAPMFAERNYQEALAELASLRDVVDEFFENVMVMDEDQAVRVNRLTLLSQLRELFLKVADISLLQ is encoded by the coding sequence ATGACTCAACAGACTTTCCTTGTGGAAATCGGCACCGAAGAGTTACCGCCGAAGGCTCTTCGTTCATTAGCTGAATCATTTGCTGCAAACTTTACTGCGGAACTTGATGGGGCTGACATTGCTCACGGCGCAGTAACTTGGTTTGCTGCTCCACGTCGTTTGGCGCTTAAAGTTGCTGATTTAGCAGCATCGCAACCTGACCGCGAAGTTGAAAAGCGCGGCCCTGCTATTGCTCAAGCATTTGGTGCTGATGGTCAGCCGACTAAAGCTGCTGAAGGCTGGGCGCGTGGTTGTGGTATTACCGTTGATCAAGCAGAACGTTTGACGACAGATAAAGGCGAATGGTTACTGTATCGTGCACAAATGAAAGGCCAAGCTGTCAGCGAATTGCTAGTAGATATGGTCAGCCGTTCATTAGCGAAATTACCTATTCCAAAATTGATGCGCTGGGCAGATAAAGACACGCAGTTTGTACGTCCTGTTCATACTGTCACATTGCTACTAGGCAGCGATGTTATTGACGGTGAGATTTTAGGCATCAAAAGTGCTCGTACCATTCGTGGTCACCGCTTTATGGGTGAAGCTGAATTTACGATTGATAATGCTGAGCAATATCCGGCTATTTTACGCGAACGCGGTAAAGTCATGGCGGATTACGAAGAGCGTAAAGCAGTTATCAAAGCAGGTGCAGAAAAAGCGGCACAAGCATTAGGTGGCAAAGCAGACTTAACAGAAAGCTTATTAGAAGAAGTTGCTTCATTGGTTGAATGGCCAGTGGTATTAACAGCCAAATTTGAAGAGAAATTCTTAGAAGTTCCTTCAGAAGCGCTGGTTTATACCATGAAAGGCGACCAAAAATATTTCCCTGTTTATGATAACGCAGGCAATTTGATGCCGAACTTCATTTTCGTGGCGAATATTGAATCTTCTGACCCACAACAGATTATTTCGGGTAACGAAAAAGTCGTTCGCCCTCGTTTAGCCGATGCGGAGTTTTTCTTTAAAACCGACCGTAAGCAACGTTTAGAAGATAATTTACCACGCCTAGAAACGGTCTTGTTCCAAAAACAATTAGGGACATTGCGTGATAAAACGGATCGTTTAGAAGCACTAGCAGGTTGGATAGCAAGTAAAATTGGTGCAGATGTTAACCATGCGACTCGTGCAGGGTTATTAGCGAAATGTGACCTAATGACCAATATGGTCTTCGAATTTACTGATACACAAGGTGTTATGGGGATGCATTATGCACGCCATGATGGTGAATCAGAAGATGTTGCATTAGCACTTAAAGAACAGTACCAACCACGTTTTGCGGGTGATGAACTGCCTTCTACCGATGTTTCAGCTGCATTAGCACTCGCTGAGAAAATGGACACATTAGCAGGTATTTTCGGAATAGGTCAGCACCCGAAAGGGGATAAAGACCCATTTGCTTTGCGTCGTGCGGCATTAGGTGTTCTGCGTATTATTGTTGAAAAAGGTTATCAGCTTGATTTAGTTGAAATGACTGAAGAAGCGGCACGTTTATACGGTGATAAATTAACCAACAAAGACGTTGTGAATGACGTGGTTGAATTCATGCTTGGCCGTTTCCGTTCTTGGTACCAAGAATTGGGCTACAGTATTGATACAATCCAAGCCGTATTAGCACGTCGTCCAACGCAGCCTGCAGACTTTGATGCGCGCGTGAAAGCGGTAACACACTTCCGTACATTGGAAGAAGCACAGGCACTTGCAGCCGCAAATAAGCGCGTTTCAAACATTCTGAGCAAATCAGATGAAAAACTTTCTGATACTGTTTTAGCCTCAGTGCTAAAAACGCCAGAAGAAGTGAAGCTGGCGACACACGTTGTTGTCCTGCAAGATAAGCTGGCACCAATGTTTGCAGAAAGAAACTATCAAGAAGCACTTGCTGAGTTAGCTTCTTTGCGTGATGTTGTCGATGAATTCTTTGAAAATGTCATGGTAATGGATGAAGACCAAGCGGTTCGAGTCAACCGTTTAACGCTTTTAAGCCAGTTACGTGAGCTGTTTTTAAAGGTGGCAGATATTTCTTTACTACAATAA
- a CDS encoding ShlB/FhaC/HecB family hemolysin secretion/activation protein gives MKTKPINPSIFLIVYLAALIAVMPKGFAVENQQNMDTNQLTTQPCIIINVFKLMGMERLPKIKPKQIKTWRGMIEGQCMTQPELLTYADYINTELIQAGYLTSYLSYPAQALFFGSLQAEVITGTISNIHYQGVTNILPFEIGDVLNLRHIEQGLYNLQNAALVPYRIELMSDGLEPQATEIIVVGGNRRDQRGELSIESYPFDEKTKTVISHDAIFANPLQINDLLYLKINHSLGSSKRNKRQAIALGYSAPYRYWLLSIYSHYQNSQAELLINDIALDVQQRQRALLLTSQYILNRAENSVTSFSISSQIQTLDTFLAGQRLMTQRRLASYLSGEFVYQQVFSQGQATVSLGYKQGNSWFGANAAQITGLERPQIYQLSFSSEWGSSPVYYQNSLDIQLSRSQLDGLLERNAFFGKGGVQGFSSFDDIEMGDNSLKLHNEVSWDMPWKFIQLYSSIGMGVTANDRATFWRKNALLGCKAGVRGAIGAINYHAFIEMPVWQANQVVANNLHSGFQASISY, from the coding sequence ATGAAAACCAAACCTATTAATCCCTCTATTTTTCTTATCGTTTATCTAGCTGCATTGATAGCTGTAATGCCTAAGGGTTTTGCGGTGGAAAATCAGCAAAACATGGATACCAATCAACTTACAACCCAGCCTTGCATCATCATTAATGTATTTAAGTTAATGGGAATGGAACGGTTACCCAAGATTAAGCCTAAACAAATAAAAACATGGCGTGGAATGATTGAAGGTCAATGTATGACTCAGCCTGAGTTGCTTACCTATGCTGATTATATAAATACAGAACTCATTCAAGCTGGCTATTTAACCTCTTATTTGTCTTACCCCGCACAAGCATTATTTTTTGGGAGTTTACAGGCAGAAGTCATTACAGGGACAATTTCGAATATTCACTATCAGGGAGTGACTAATATTCTTCCTTTCGAAATTGGTGATGTTTTAAATTTACGACATATTGAACAAGGTTTGTACAATTTACAGAATGCAGCCTTGGTCCCTTATCGTATTGAGTTAATGTCTGATGGCTTGGAGCCTCAGGCGACTGAAATTATTGTTGTTGGCGGGAATCGACGGGATCAAAGAGGAGAGCTGTCTATAGAGTCTTATCCCTTTGATGAAAAAACTAAAACTGTCATCTCCCATGACGCTATTTTTGCCAATCCATTACAGATAAATGATCTGCTTTATTTAAAAATAAATCATTCTTTAGGTTCTTCGAAAAGAAATAAACGACAAGCCATCGCGCTTGGTTATTCGGCGCCATATCGCTATTGGTTGCTTTCTATTTACAGCCATTATCAAAATAGCCAAGCAGAGCTTCTAATTAATGATATTGCACTGGATGTGCAGCAACGTCAGCGAGCATTATTACTCACCTCTCAATATATTCTTAATCGCGCTGAAAATAGCGTGACTTCATTCAGTATTAGCTCGCAAATTCAAACCCTTGATACTTTTTTAGCAGGGCAACGGTTGATGACGCAAAGGCGACTAGCGAGTTATCTGTCTGGTGAGTTTGTCTACCAGCAGGTTTTTTCACAAGGTCAAGCGACGGTATCTTTGGGGTATAAGCAAGGGAATAGTTGGTTTGGTGCCAATGCAGCTCAAATTACGGGGCTAGAACGCCCTCAAATTTACCAGTTATCATTTTCATCTGAGTGGGGAAGCTCGCCTGTTTATTATCAGAATAGCCTAGATATTCAGTTGAGCCGTTCTCAGCTTGATGGGTTGTTAGAGCGAAACGCTTTTTTTGGAAAAGGTGGTGTACAGGGCTTTTCAAGCTTCGATGACATTGAGATGGGGGACAATAGCTTAAAGCTTCACAATGAGGTTAGTTGGGACATGCCATGGAAATTCATTCAGTTGTACAGTTCGATTGGGATGGGAGTAACGGCAAATGATAGAGCAACATTTTGGCGAAAAAATGCCTTATTGGGCTGCAAGGCTGGCGTGAGGGGCGCTATAGGGGCAATTAATTATCATGCTTTCATTGAGATGCCCGTTTGGCAGGCTAATCAGGTTGTTGCGAATAACCTTCATTCAGGTTTCCAAGCCAGTATAAGTTATTAA